From Methylomonas sp. EFPC3, a single genomic window includes:
- a CDS encoding DUF87 domain-containing protein, with protein sequence MNHTQNILIGHLTEVRGDGMDARIIEEHSTAAPIIRLGDEEILAGHIGSYVVIRQSHIGVLALVFKMWERDRFDSAGNRATDRFIALIPVGELTENNVFIRGVRHYPTPGAAVYAVGLSEINAIFSKFRDYQFFIGQLASHKDYHLSLDPRALFGRHFAIIGQSGSGKSWTVTSLIQHTMKAMPKTHMVMLDLHGEYCWKRPDGSIESAFPADQVNYVDALDMEMPYWMMSYAELVDLFIDRDDNGASMQMAFMREILQQLKRKEAKAIGLASVTIDTPIYFSLAEMYMQFKAANEERKDFGKTKGALFGQFDEFLVRMQSRFNDVRYDFLLKPKKRNSSDSMAGLLRQFVGLGDKKANITVVDLSSVPTDVRPAVSAQVGRLAYEFNYWNPSRREFPITLICEEAHAYIPREKNGQFDGTRKMMERIAKEGRKYGVSIGVVSQRPTELSETMLAQCSSFICLRTTNPDDQQYIRGLVPEAEGDLADILSSLGRGEALVLGEAAPLPTRVQIYRPSPEPKSNDVDYYTSWREGPEDLDVEGIVHNWRTQNRN encoded by the coding sequence ATGAACCACACCCAAAACATTCTGATCGGCCACTTGACCGAAGTGAGAGGCGACGGCATGGATGCGCGCATCATCGAAGAACATTCGACCGCGGCGCCGATCATTCGGCTAGGCGACGAGGAAATTCTGGCCGGCCATATCGGATCTTACGTCGTGATTCGGCAGTCGCATATCGGCGTGTTGGCGTTGGTGTTCAAAATGTGGGAACGCGACCGTTTCGATAGTGCCGGGAACCGGGCTACAGATCGTTTCATTGCATTGATTCCGGTCGGGGAGTTGACCGAAAACAATGTGTTCATTCGCGGTGTGCGCCATTATCCAACGCCCGGTGCCGCGGTCTATGCCGTTGGGCTGAGCGAGATCAATGCGATTTTTTCCAAATTTCGCGATTACCAGTTTTTTATCGGTCAGTTGGCCAGCCACAAGGATTACCACCTGAGCTTGGACCCGCGGGCCTTGTTCGGCCGACATTTTGCGATCATCGGCCAGTCCGGTTCGGGTAAATCGTGGACCGTCACCAGTTTGATCCAGCACACGATGAAAGCCATGCCGAAAACGCACATGGTCATGTTGGATTTGCACGGCGAATATTGCTGGAAGCGTCCCGACGGCAGCATCGAATCGGCGTTTCCGGCCGATCAGGTCAATTATGTCGACGCGTTGGACATGGAGATGCCTTACTGGATGATGAGCTACGCCGAGTTGGTCGATTTGTTCATCGACCGCGACGACAACGGCGCTTCGATGCAGATGGCGTTTATGCGCGAAATTCTGCAGCAATTGAAACGTAAGGAAGCCAAGGCGATTGGCTTGGCTTCGGTGACGATAGACACGCCGATCTATTTTTCGTTGGCGGAAATGTATATGCAATTCAAAGCGGCCAACGAGGAGCGCAAAGACTTCGGTAAAACCAAAGGGGCGTTGTTCGGTCAGTTCGACGAATTTTTGGTCAGGATGCAAAGCCGGTTCAACGACGTGCGCTACGATTTTTTGTTGAAACCGAAAAAGCGTAATTCGTCGGACAGCATGGCCGGCTTGTTGCGTCAGTTTGTTGGCCTTGGCGACAAAAAAGCCAATATTACCGTGGTCGACCTTAGTTCGGTGCCGACCGACGTCCGGCCGGCCGTGTCGGCCCAGGTCGGCCGCTTGGCTTACGAATTTAACTATTGGAACCCGAGCCGCCGCGAATTTCCGATCACGTTGATTTGCGAGGAGGCGCACGCCTATATCCCGCGCGAAAAAAACGGTCAGTTCGACGGCACCCGCAAAATGATGGAACGGATTGCGAAGGAAGGACGCAAATACGGTGTCTCTATCGGCGTGGTCAGTCAGCGGCCGACCGAACTTTCAGAAACGATGCTGGCGCAATGCAGCTCGTTTATTTGTTTACGCACCACCAACCCTGACGACCAGCAATATATCCGGGGTTTGGTACCGGAAGCAGAGGGCGATCTGGCGGATATTTTGAGCTCTTTGGGCCGCGGTGAGGCGTTGGTGTTGGGCGAGGCAGCGCCGTTACCGACCAGGGTGCAGATTTATCGGCCCAGCCCCGAACCGAAAAGTAACGATGTCGATTACTACACTAGCTGGCGCGAAGGCCCCGAGGATTTGGATGTGGAAGGCATCGTTCACAATTGGCGGACCCAGAACCGGAATTAA
- the rpoS gene encoding RNA polymerase sigma factor RpoS produces the protein MMEETLDVIKDMDIPDFISFEDVEDDVVEVDPNENFKLTEIESGDSQSDSGFDATRAYLNELSKSQLLTADEEKIYGKRTQQGDPQARKIMIESNLRLVVKISRRYLNRGLPLLDLIEEGNLGLIRAVEKFDPDRGFRFSTYATWWIRQTIERAIMNQTRTIRLPIHIVKEMNIYLKAQRNLAQQLDHEPTVDEIAKHLDKPAKTVSKMLKLNERVTSVDVSFGKDFDKPLLETISEEESRNPAEILQDNFIQNNVTYWVYQLAEKQREVICRRYGLCGFENATLEQVALELGVTRERVRQIQMDGLKRLKEILETSGYSFESIFS, from the coding sequence ATGATGGAAGAAACTTTAGATGTAATAAAAGATATGGATATTCCAGACTTTATTTCTTTTGAGGATGTGGAGGACGATGTAGTTGAAGTCGATCCTAATGAAAATTTCAAATTAACTGAAATAGAAAGCGGTGATTCGCAAAGTGATAGCGGTTTCGATGCTACTCGCGCTTACTTGAACGAGCTCAGTAAGTCCCAGTTATTAACGGCCGATGAGGAAAAGATATACGGAAAACGCACGCAGCAAGGGGATCCACAAGCGCGAAAAATCATGATCGAAAGCAATTTGCGTTTGGTCGTCAAAATTTCTCGCCGCTATTTGAATCGAGGCTTGCCTTTGCTCGATTTGATTGAGGAAGGTAACCTGGGTTTGATCAGAGCCGTGGAAAAATTCGATCCGGACCGCGGCTTCCGCTTTTCCACTTATGCTACTTGGTGGATTCGACAAACCATAGAGCGTGCGATTATGAACCAGACGCGGACTATCCGCTTGCCGATTCATATCGTCAAAGAAATGAATATTTATTTGAAAGCGCAAAGGAATCTGGCGCAACAGCTGGACCATGAGCCGACAGTTGATGAAATCGCTAAACATTTGGATAAGCCGGCGAAAACTGTCAGTAAAATGCTGAAACTGAATGAACGAGTTACTTCGGTAGATGTGTCTTTCGGAAAAGATTTCGACAAGCCCTTATTGGAAACCATTTCCGAAGAAGAGAGCCGTAACCCGGCGGAAATTTTGCAGGACAACTTTATCCAAAATAACGTCACATATTGGGTATATCAACTGGCCGAGAAACAACGCGAGGTGATTTGTCGGCGTTACGGACTATGTGGTTTCGAAAATGCGACCTTGGAACAAGTGGCTCTGGAATTGGGCGTCACTCGGGAGCGGGTGCGGCAAATTCAGATGGATGGTCTCAAACGTTTGAAGGAAATCTTGGAAACCAGCGGTTATTCCTTTGAATCCATCTTTAGTTAA
- the ppx gene encoding exopolyphosphatase — translation MPQQIPTSVAAVDLGSNSFHMIICSLHDGKLQTLDRLKEMVRLAAGLDSQKYLDQATQERALACLERFGQRIRNFPPNSVAIVGTNTLRIAKNSQQFIKKAERALGHPIHIISGIEEARLIYQGVAHSLASNANNRFVMDIGGSSTEYIIGRNDVAHTKESLNMGCVTVSQLFFKNGDINKRAFRKATLFAEQHLEPFQNTFHSQNWDEAIGASGSLKAISNVLQTSGWSNNGITLAGMEQLVAQLLKLDKVEQINFPALSLERRPVFIGAVAIVYATFKTLHIEQMTVSDGALREGLVYDLLGRIYNDDIRSQTSKLIAARYHTDQRHSEQLQDTLRYIVRQLESHPCFQDNPASLQFLVWAAELHEIGFEIAHSHYHKHSAYILENGDLAGFSKQDQLLLSKLVRSHRKKLRLERFADLPHPWRQNAPIMAIVFRLATVLHRNRHSQRADFKIDIDGNTIKLAFPEGWLEQAPLTYADLKKEMHYLEDANFELIIDQC, via the coding sequence GTGCCTCAGCAAATACCGACCAGCGTCGCCGCGGTCGATCTTGGCTCCAACAGTTTCCACATGATCATTTGCAGTTTGCACGACGGAAAGCTGCAAACCCTGGACCGATTGAAAGAAATGGTGCGCCTGGCAGCGGGACTGGACTCGCAGAAGTACCTGGATCAGGCTACGCAAGAACGGGCACTGGCTTGCCTGGAACGCTTCGGCCAACGCATTCGCAATTTCCCACCGAACAGCGTGGCCATCGTCGGTACCAATACCTTGCGCATCGCCAAGAACTCGCAACAGTTCATCAAAAAAGCCGAACGGGCCTTAGGCCATCCGATTCATATCATTTCCGGCATCGAAGAAGCCCGTTTGATCTACCAAGGTGTGGCCCACAGTCTGGCCAGCAACGCCAATAACCGCTTTGTGATGGATATCGGCGGTAGCAGCACGGAATACATCATCGGTCGCAACGATGTCGCCCATACCAAGGAAAGCCTGAACATGGGTTGCGTCACGGTTAGCCAGCTTTTTTTTAAGAACGGCGACATCAACAAGCGAGCGTTCCGCAAAGCCACGCTGTTTGCCGAACAGCATTTGGAACCCTTCCAAAACACCTTCCATTCCCAAAACTGGGATGAAGCGATCGGCGCCTCCGGCAGTTTGAAGGCGATCAGCAACGTGCTGCAAACCTCGGGCTGGAGCAACAACGGCATTACGCTGGCCGGCATGGAGCAACTGGTTGCGCAATTGTTGAAGCTGGATAAAGTGGAGCAGATCAATTTCCCGGCATTGAGCCTGGAGCGCCGCCCGGTCTTTATCGGCGCGGTCGCAATCGTCTATGCGACGTTCAAGACCTTGCATATCGAACAAATGACGGTGTCCGACGGCGCGCTGCGCGAGGGCTTGGTTTACGACCTGTTGGGCCGCATCTATAACGACGATATTCGTTCGCAGACCAGTAAACTGATTGCCGCCCGCTACCACACCGATCAACGCCATAGCGAGCAACTGCAAGATACCCTGCGTTACATTGTGCGGCAATTAGAATCACACCCCTGCTTTCAAGACAATCCGGCCAGCCTGCAATTTCTGGTGTGGGCGGCAGAGCTGCACGAAATCGGCTTCGAAATCGCGCACAGTCATTACCACAAACACAGTGCATACATCCTGGAGAACGGCGATCTGGCCGGATTCTCCAAGCAAGATCAATTGCTGCTGTCGAAGTTGGTACGCAGCCACCGCAAAAAGCTGCGTCTCGAGCGCTTCGCCGACTTGCCTCATCCCTGGCGGCAAAATGCTCCGATTATGGCCATCGTGTTTCGCTTGGCGACGGTACTCCACCGAAACCGCCACAGCCAACGTGCCGACTTCAAAATCGATATCGACGGCAATACCATCAAACTCGCGTTTCCGGAAGGCTGGCTGGAACAGGCACCGCTGACCTACGCCGACTTGAAAAAAGAAATGCATTACCTGGAAGACGCCAATTTCGAGTTGATCATCGATCAATGCTGA
- a CDS encoding ABC transporter ATP-binding protein → MTALSIQNLKKTYSNGFEALKGVDLEVERGDFFALLGPNGAGKSTLIGIISSLVNKTSGKVSIFDHDLDTDPVAAKTCIGAVPQEINFNQFETCFSVVFNQAGYYGIPRKLAMQRTEQCLRQVELWDKRDTVSRRLSGGMKRRLMIARAMVHSPRLLILDEPTAGVDIEIRRSMWEMMQAVNKQGTTIILTTHYLEEAESLCRNIAIIDNGQIIEKSAMHQLLGRMHTDHFVLDVGRSLSGVPAIPGYHIELVSERSLEVAVPKSLGLNRLFQELSARQIEVLSLRNKSNRLEQLFLDLVQ, encoded by the coding sequence ATGACGGCTTTATCCATTCAAAACTTAAAAAAAACGTATAGCAACGGCTTCGAAGCCTTGAAGGGCGTGGATCTGGAAGTCGAACGCGGTGACTTTTTCGCGTTACTCGGCCCCAACGGCGCCGGCAAATCCACGTTGATCGGCATCATCAGTTCTTTGGTCAATAAAACCAGCGGCAAGGTCAGCATCTTCGACCACGATCTGGACACCGACCCGGTCGCGGCAAAAACCTGCATCGGCGCGGTGCCGCAGGAAATCAACTTCAACCAATTCGAAACCTGTTTCAGCGTGGTTTTCAACCAGGCCGGTTATTACGGGATTCCGCGCAAGTTGGCGATGCAACGCACCGAGCAGTGCTTGCGCCAGGTTGAACTGTGGGATAAGCGCGATACCGTGTCGCGGCGGTTGTCGGGCGGCATGAAACGGCGCTTGATGATCGCGCGGGCGATGGTGCATTCGCCGCGGCTGCTGATTCTGGATGAACCGACCGCCGGAGTCGACATCGAGATCCGGCGTTCGATGTGGGAGATGATGCAGGCGGTAAACAAACAAGGCACGACCATCATCCTGACGACCCACTATCTGGAAGAGGCGGAAAGCCTGTGTCGCAATATTGCGATCATCGACAACGGCCAGATCATCGAGAAATCGGCGATGCATCAATTGCTGGGCCGGATGCATACCGACCATTTCGTGCTGGATGTCGGGCGCAGTCTGAGCGGCGTGCCGGCGATCCCCGGTTACCATATCGAATTGGTCTCGGAACGCAGTCTGGAAGTGGCCGTGCCGAAAAGCCTCGGTTTAAACCGATTGTTTCAGGAGCTCTCCGCCCGGCAGATTGAAGTGTTGAGTCTGCGTAACAAATCCAACCGTCTCGAACAACTTTTCCTGGACTTGGTGCAATGA
- a CDS encoding ABC transporter permease, whose amino-acid sequence MNYSVAFSTILIKEIRRFTRIWPQTLLPPAITTALYFLIFGKLIGDRIGLVHGVRYMDYIVPGIILMSVISHSYSNVVSSFYSTKFQRHIEELLVAPVPNYVILSGYVCGGIARGVLVGLVVAGISMAFTDTAILHWDIAAAVFVLTATLFALAGFINAVFADSFDDISIIPNFILTPLSYLGGVFYSVEMLPGIWQKVAQGNPILYMINAFRYGMIGVSDVQIQIAFAMTAGFILLLAGLSLFLLHKGIGIKN is encoded by the coding sequence ATGAACTATTCCGTGGCCTTTTCGACCATCTTAATCAAGGAAATTCGCCGCTTCACCCGGATTTGGCCGCAAACCTTGCTGCCGCCGGCCATCACTACGGCGTTGTATTTTCTGATCTTCGGCAAATTGATCGGCGACCGGATCGGCTTGGTGCACGGCGTCCGCTATATGGATTACATCGTGCCCGGCATTATTTTGATGTCGGTGATCAGTCATTCCTATTCGAACGTGGTGTCCTCGTTCTATTCCACCAAGTTTCAGCGCCACATCGAAGAGCTGCTGGTGGCGCCGGTGCCGAATTATGTGATTTTGTCCGGTTACGTTTGCGGCGGCATCGCCCGCGGCGTATTGGTGGGCTTGGTCGTGGCCGGTATTTCGATGGCCTTCACCGACACGGCAATTTTGCATTGGGATATCGCGGCAGCGGTATTCGTGTTGACAGCGACCTTGTTCGCCTTGGCCGGCTTCATCAATGCCGTATTCGCCGACAGTTTCGACGATATTTCCATCATCCCGAACTTCATCCTGACGCCGCTCAGCTATTTGGGCGGCGTGTTTTACTCGGTCGAAATGCTGCCCGGTATCTGGCAGAAGGTTGCTCAGGGCAATCCGATTTTGTACATGATCAACGCCTTTCGTTACGGCATGATCGGCGTCAGCGACGTGCAAATTCAGATTGCGTTTGCGATGACGGCCGGCTTTATTCTGCTGCTGGCCGGCCTGAGCCTGTTTTTACTGCACAAAGGCATCGGCATCAAAAACTGA
- a CDS encoding helix-turn-helix domain-containing protein, whose product MTIKNQVNCANCGLDNICLPRGLSQSEINNISQVVKARKTLQRGDFIYREGDNFRGILAIKSGSAKLVANDSHGNEHILNILLPGELLGFDGLSEDKHNCAAIALETMSFCILPADNMDDLFKNVPSLTRELFRHTGEKMLEDKNQLVLSKRPADERLAYFLISLSERLKRRGFSSSEFKLSLTRQEIGNHLGLALETVSRLLKKFQDDELIVVQNRFIAIKNPTGLRNMLLPLE is encoded by the coding sequence GTGACGATTAAAAATCAAGTCAATTGTGCCAACTGCGGCTTGGACAATATTTGTTTACCCCGCGGCTTGTCGCAAAGCGAAATCAACAACATCAGCCAAGTCGTAAAAGCCCGCAAAACCTTGCAACGCGGCGACTTCATTTACCGGGAAGGCGACAACTTTCGCGGCATTCTGGCCATCAAGTCCGGTAGCGCCAAACTGGTGGCCAACGACAGCCACGGCAACGAACATATTTTGAATATTTTGCTGCCCGGCGAATTGCTGGGATTCGACGGCCTATCGGAAGACAAACACAACTGCGCGGCGATTGCGCTGGAAACCATGAGTTTTTGCATATTGCCGGCCGACAACATGGACGACTTGTTCAAAAACGTGCCGAGTCTGACCAGGGAATTGTTTCGCCATACCGGCGAAAAAATGCTGGAAGACAAAAACCAGTTGGTACTAAGCAAGCGCCCGGCCGACGAGCGGCTGGCCTATTTTTTGATCAGCCTGTCCGAGCGCTTGAAGCGGCGCGGATTTTCCTCGTCCGAATTCAAGTTGTCGTTGACCCGCCAGGAAATCGGCAACCATCTCGGCTTGGCGCTGGAAACCGTCAGCCGGCTGCTGAAAAAATTCCAGGACGACGAACTGATCGTGGTGCAGAACCGGTTTATCGCGATCAAAAACCCGACCGGCCTGCGCAACATGCTGTTGCCTTTGGAATAA
- a CDS encoding class 1 fructose-bisphosphatase, producing the protein MSNQQVTLTQFIIEQQRGLPDASGTFTLLLNNIVTACKQISHRVNCGALIGVLGSAESENVQGEVQKKLDIITNDIMVKALDWSGSLGGMASEEINDPIKIPKQYPKGKYLVLFDPLDGSSNIDINMTVGTIFSILRCREGIEPETEDFLRRGTEQVCAGFVLYGPSTMLVLTTGNGVNGFTLDQDVGEFILTHCNMKIPEESSEFAINMSNQRFWEPPVKRYIDECVAGEDGPRGKNFNMRWVASLVAEVYRILNRGGVFLYPHDLRDPSKPGKLRLMYEANPMAFIIEQAGGLCSTGRERILDLKPNSIHQRVPLILGSKNEVERIIAYHQQD; encoded by the coding sequence ATGTCTAACCAGCAAGTCACCCTTACCCAGTTCATCATCGAACAGCAGCGCGGTCTGCCGGATGCATCGGGAACTTTTACCTTGTTGCTGAACAACATCGTCACCGCCTGCAAACAAATCTCGCATCGGGTGAACTGCGGAGCCTTGATCGGCGTGTTAGGCAGCGCCGAATCGGAAAACGTGCAGGGCGAGGTCCAGAAAAAACTGGACATCATCACCAACGACATCATGGTCAAAGCCCTGGATTGGAGCGGTTCTTTGGGCGGCATGGCCTCCGAAGAAATCAACGATCCGATCAAGATTCCGAAGCAATATCCGAAAGGCAAATACCTGGTGTTGTTCGACCCGCTGGACGGTTCGTCCAACATCGACATCAACATGACCGTCGGCACCATTTTCTCGATTCTGCGTTGCCGCGAAGGCATCGAACCGGAAACCGAAGATTTTCTGCGCCGCGGCACCGAACAGGTCTGCGCCGGTTTCGTGTTGTACGGGCCGTCGACGATGCTGGTGCTGACCACCGGCAACGGCGTCAACGGCTTTACTTTGGACCAGGACGTCGGCGAGTTCATCCTGACCCATTGCAACATGAAAATCCCGGAAGAAAGCAGCGAGTTTGCCATCAATATGTCCAACCAGCGCTTTTGGGAGCCGCCGGTAAAACGCTATATCGACGAATGCGTGGCCGGCGAAGACGGTCCGCGCGGCAAAAATTTCAACATGCGCTGGGTGGCATCGCTGGTGGCCGAGGTGTACCGGATATTAAACCGCGGCGGGGTGTTTCTATATCCGCACGACTTGCGCGACCCGAGCAAACCGGGCAAGCTGCGTCTGATGTACGAAGCCAATCCGATGGCATTCATCATCGAGCAAGCCGGCGGTTTATGCAGCACCGGCCGGGAACGGATTTTGGATTTGAAACCGAATAGCATCCATCAGCGGGTGCCGTTGATTTTGGGCTCGAAGAACGAAGTCGAACGCATCATTGCCTACCATCAACAGGATTGA
- a CDS encoding flagellar hook-length control protein FliK, with amino-acid sequence MEIKLPLDANLQAALNKVSAAFPELKLNQVLEAKIAVNQAQLNLLTVNMAGKTLTLQTPLPLPFAAGQSLQLQVVKLLPTPEFKLIAPPLPANAKPTTGGEATLLKLTTAAAPAAGNPLPNLQLGQTVPAQVLSVGKQGVTLQLAMPLPASGQIATDNAAGHSPAQPITLDSRQLLEADPAKPALVPGSRIELQLVKAGAPPLFSVSLAPADLEAELVAAAFKQALPQQSSPLLMLNRLDHAVGELIADKTVGETLKHLALQILRAIPDKSALFQPNDLKTAVARSGLFLEAQLAQAGRQQAPPTLADDFKLRLSKFIAQLALELKPAAAEHSASAREPLLRELLQQAEGSLAKLTLDQLHSLPKDDAPRQVWVLELPFLQNGKPDLLELVVEHDRDGNGNPAGQNNWVVSITITPPELATIHCKLSCYDGSVNTRFWSESADTVEKINARLDYLRRQFEEKGLKPGFMDAQQGKPAQEHSPIASPQSLLSEKV; translated from the coding sequence GTGGAAATCAAACTGCCGCTGGATGCCAATCTGCAAGCCGCCCTGAACAAAGTCAGCGCCGCCTTTCCGGAGCTGAAACTGAATCAGGTTCTGGAAGCCAAGATCGCCGTCAATCAAGCCCAATTGAATCTGCTGACGGTAAACATGGCCGGCAAGACCTTGACACTGCAGACGCCCCTGCCCTTGCCGTTCGCTGCCGGCCAAAGCTTGCAGCTGCAAGTGGTCAAATTATTGCCGACGCCGGAATTCAAATTGATCGCGCCGCCGCTACCGGCCAATGCCAAGCCAACGACCGGCGGCGAAGCGACACTGCTGAAACTGACCACTGCCGCCGCGCCGGCAGCCGGCAATCCGTTACCAAACCTGCAACTCGGCCAGACCGTGCCGGCCCAGGTGCTCAGCGTCGGCAAACAGGGGGTGACGCTGCAACTGGCTATGCCATTGCCGGCATCCGGCCAAATCGCAACCGATAACGCCGCCGGCCATTCGCCAGCTCAGCCGATCACGCTGGATAGCCGGCAATTGCTCGAAGCCGATCCGGCCAAACCGGCGCTGGTGCCGGGTAGCCGCATCGAATTGCAACTTGTGAAGGCCGGAGCGCCGCCATTGTTCAGCGTCAGCCTGGCGCCGGCGGACTTGGAAGCTGAACTGGTCGCCGCCGCTTTCAAACAAGCCCTGCCGCAGCAAAGTTCGCCCCTGCTCATGCTGAACCGGCTGGACCATGCCGTCGGTGAATTAATTGCCGATAAAACCGTCGGCGAAACCCTGAAACATCTGGCTTTGCAGATTTTGCGGGCGATTCCGGATAAATCGGCGTTGTTCCAACCCAACGATCTGAAAACAGCCGTCGCTCGCTCCGGCCTGTTCCTGGAAGCGCAATTGGCGCAAGCCGGCCGGCAGCAGGCGCCGCCTACGTTAGCGGACGATTTCAAGCTCAGACTGAGCAAGTTTATTGCGCAATTGGCGCTGGAATTGAAACCGGCTGCGGCGGAACATTCCGCCTCCGCCAGAGAACCGCTGCTGAGAGAGCTGTTGCAGCAAGCCGAGGGCAGTCTGGCGAAATTAACCTTGGACCAGTTGCATTCGTTGCCGAAAGACGATGCGCCGCGTCAGGTTTGGGTGTTGGAGCTGCCTTTCCTGCAAAACGGTAAGCCGGACCTGCTGGAACTGGTCGTGGAGCACGATCGAGACGGCAACGGCAACCCGGCCGGACAGAACAACTGGGTAGTGAGCATTACCATTACCCCGCCGGAACTTGCTACAATACATTGCAAGCTCTCCTGTTACGACGGTAGCGTCAACACCCGTTTCTGGAGCGAATCGGCCGATACGGTCGAAAAAATTAACGCGCGTCTCGACTACCTGAGACGGCAATTCGAAGAAAAAGGATTGAAGCCCGGTTTTATGGATGCCCAACAAGGCAAACCTGCCCAAGAACACTCGCCGATAGCGTCGCCGCAAAGCTTGTTAAGCGAAAAAGTCTAG
- a CDS encoding EVE domain-containing protein, with protein MRYWLMKSEPETFGIDDLYARPQQTEHWDGVRNYQARNMMRDEMKIGDQILFYHSNCDEPGVVGIAEVVRESYPDFTAFDPDDKHFDPKSHPDKPTWFMVDVKFVRKLSRTISLRELKTKSELGELALLRRGNRLSIMPVSAEQWAFILALE; from the coding sequence ATGCGTTATTGGCTGATGAAATCGGAACCGGAAACCTTCGGTATCGACGATTTATATGCGCGGCCGCAGCAAACCGAACATTGGGACGGCGTCCGCAATTACCAGGCACGCAACATGATGCGCGACGAGATGAAAATCGGCGACCAAATCTTGTTTTACCACTCCAATTGCGACGAGCCCGGCGTCGTCGGCATTGCCGAGGTGGTCAGGGAAAGTTATCCGGATTTCACGGCGTTCGATCCGGACGACAAGCATTTCGATCCGAAAAGCCATCCGGATAAGCCGACCTGGTTCATGGTCGACGTCAAGTTCGTGCGCAAACTGTCGCGCACGATCAGCTTGCGCGAGCTGAAAACCAAATCCGAGCTGGGTGAGCTGGCTTTGTTGCGCCGCGGCAATCGGCTGTCGATCATGCCGGTCAGCGCCGAGCAGTGGGCGTTTATTCTGGCGCTGGAATAG